A region from the Streptomyces tsukubensis genome encodes:
- a CDS encoding phosphotransferase enzyme family protein yields the protein MTSGAGVGGVFTEEAAGVVLVSACRAAGFDPAGAELLRLGSNAVYRLAGSPVIVRIARDPGSLADMTRAVRVARWLEGEGFAATRVVAGLEQPLVVDGRVVTFWASAQDTEVYADLRELGDLLRRLHWLEEPGALALPYYDPFQEVWDTLRALGGVPGDDVAFLNERAERIQKEYDRLDWVLDFGMIHGDANVGNAIRDRDGRPLLIDLDGFSLGQREWDLVLTSLYYERFGWHTRTEYESFVYHYGFDLMNWPGYPVLADLRELKMTLWIGHQVTTSEEAAEEFARRVHALRTGGSRKDWQAF from the coding sequence ATGACTTCGGGCGCGGGTGTTGGCGGTGTGTTCACGGAGGAAGCGGCGGGGGTAGTCCTGGTGTCGGCGTGCCGGGCGGCCGGGTTCGATCCGGCTGGTGCGGAGCTGCTGCGGCTCGGTTCCAATGCCGTGTACCGGCTGGCCGGCTCGCCGGTGATCGTACGGATCGCCCGGGATCCCGGTTCGCTGGCGGATATGACGCGCGCGGTGCGGGTGGCCCGGTGGCTGGAGGGTGAGGGGTTCGCCGCGACGCGGGTGGTTGCGGGTCTGGAGCAGCCGCTGGTGGTGGACGGCAGGGTGGTGACGTTCTGGGCCAGTGCGCAGGACACGGAGGTCTATGCCGACCTGCGGGAGCTGGGTGACTTGCTGCGGCGGTTGCACTGGCTGGAGGAGCCGGGGGCGCTGGCCCTTCCTTATTACGACCCGTTCCAGGAGGTGTGGGACACCCTCCGCGCTCTGGGTGGCGTTCCCGGCGACGATGTGGCGTTTCTGAACGAGCGGGCGGAGCGGATACAGAAGGAGTACGACCGCTTGGACTGGGTTCTCGACTTCGGCATGATCCACGGGGATGCCAACGTCGGGAACGCGATCCGGGACCGGGACGGCCGGCCGCTGCTGATCGACCTGGACGGCTTCTCGCTGGGGCAGCGGGAGTGGGACCTCGTACTGACTTCGCTGTACTACGAGCGGTTCGGCTGGCACACCCGTACCGAGTACGAGTCGTTCGTCTACCACTACGGCTTCGACCTGATGAACTGGCCCGGCTACCCGGTCCTTGCAGATCTGCGCGAGCTGAAGATGACGCTGTGGATCGGCCATCAGGTCACCACGAGCGAAGAGGCGGCGGAAGAGTTCGCCCGGCGGGTGCACGCCCTGCGTACCGGTGGAAGCCGCAAGGACTGGCAGGCGTTCTGA